A window from bacterium encodes these proteins:
- a CDS encoding radical SAM protein — translation MRTHSPLRHAGALLVKRPLHLTFFVTRRCDARCPFCFSRGRAAAEAPELSVAEIERLAPTVGPLLWLAFSGGEPTLRADLAEIAAAFARHCRPVFVLLSTNALDPGRTAAAVEGLLAAAPRSTLAVKLSLDGPAEVHDRLRGVPGAHARVLESLALLRRIAAREPRLEVGVNTVLCAANEGTVGETFAEVARLEGVNTHTLSLVRGELPDPALGAIDARRYREAAEALARGLREGSQPRYRFAGARLKAAQDVLQRHLIAETLARRGRVVPCHAGRLNLVLDERGELFPCEDFSLRLGNVREHGLDVRATVASPRGRAVLAAIARGECWCTHECTMMTNILFDLRHWPALLREYVRQPGSAARP, via the coding sequence GTGCGAACGCACTCGCCGCTGCGCCACGCCGGCGCCCTGCTCGTCAAGCGGCCGCTGCACCTGACCTTCTTCGTGACGCGTCGCTGCGACGCCCGGTGCCCCTTCTGCTTTTCGCGCGGCCGCGCCGCGGCGGAGGCCCCCGAGCTCTCCGTCGCGGAGATCGAGCGGCTCGCGCCGACCGTCGGCCCGCTCCTCTGGCTGGCCTTCTCCGGCGGCGAGCCGACGCTGCGCGCGGACCTGGCGGAGATCGCCGCGGCGTTCGCCCGCCACTGCCGCCCGGTCTTCGTCCTGCTCTCGACGAACGCGCTGGACCCGGGGCGCACGGCCGCGGCCGTGGAGGGCCTGCTCGCCGCGGCCCCGCGCAGCACGCTCGCGGTCAAGCTCTCGCTCGACGGCCCCGCGGAAGTCCACGACCGCCTGCGCGGGGTGCCCGGGGCGCACGCGCGGGTGCTGGAGTCCCTCGCGCTGCTGCGGCGAATCGCGGCACGCGAGCCGCGCCTGGAGGTCGGCGTCAACACCGTGCTCTGCGCGGCGAACGAGGGGACCGTCGGCGAGACCTTCGCCGAGGTCGCCCGTCTCGAAGGGGTCAACACGCACACGCTGAGCCTGGTGCGCGGGGAACTGCCCGACCCGGCGCTGGGCGCGATCGACGCGCGGCGCTACCGCGAGGCGGCCGAGGCCCTCGCCCGGGGCCTGCGCGAAGGTTCGCAGCCGCGCTACCGCTTCGCGGGCGCCCGGCTCAAGGCGGCGCAGGACGTGCTCCAGCGGCACCTCATCGCCGAGACGCTCGCGCGCCGCGGGCGCGTCGTCCCCTGCCACGCCGGGCGGCTCAACCTCGTCCTCGACGAACGTGGCGAGCTCTTCCCCTGCGAGGATTTCTCGCTGCGCCTGGGCAACGTCCGGGAGCACGGTCTCGACGTGCGGGCCACCGTCGCGTCGCCGCGCGGACGCGCAGTGCTCGCGGCCATCGCGCGCGGGGAGTGCTGGTGCACGCACGAGTGCACCATGATGACGAACATTCTCTTCGACCTCCGCCACTGGCCCGCCCTCCTCCGCGAATATGTCCGTCAGCCCGGGTCGGCAGCGAGGCCCTGA